In Paraburkholderia phenazinium, one DNA window encodes the following:
- the murC gene encoding UDP-N-acetylmuramate--L-alanine ligase gives MKHIVKHIHFVGIGGAGMSGIAEVLVNLGYQVSGSDLTKNAVTDRLAALGARIAIGHAAENIEGANAVVVSTAVRSDNPEVLAARHRRIPIVPRAVMLAELMRLKQGIAIAGTHGKTTTTSLVASVLAAGGLDPTFVIGGRLISAGANARLGTGDFIVAEADESDASFLNLFPVIEVITNIDADHMDTYGHDFARLKQAFIEFTHRLPFYGIAVLCVDDPNVKEILPFVSKPIIRYGLAADAQVRAVNVEAHDGKMHFTAMREDAAPLDIVLNLPGIHNVQNALAAIAIATELEVKDADIQRALADFNGVGRRFQRYGEVPVSSGGETGGTYTLVDDYGHHPVEMAATIAAARGAFPDRRLVLAFQPHRFTRTRDCFEDFVKVLSTVDALVLTEVYSAGEAPIVAADGRALARAIRVAGKTEPVFVETVDEVPDALASLVREGDVVITMGAGSIGGVPGRLAQNEGVK, from the coding sequence ATGAAACACATCGTCAAACATATTCATTTCGTCGGCATCGGCGGCGCAGGGATGAGCGGCATCGCCGAGGTGCTGGTCAACCTCGGCTATCAGGTGAGCGGCTCGGATCTCACGAAGAACGCGGTGACCGACCGGCTCGCGGCGCTTGGCGCACGCATTGCGATTGGCCATGCCGCTGAGAACATCGAAGGGGCGAACGCCGTGGTCGTATCGACGGCCGTGCGCAGCGACAACCCGGAAGTGCTGGCGGCGCGCCATCGGCGCATTCCGATCGTGCCGCGTGCCGTGATGCTCGCGGAACTGATGCGCCTGAAGCAGGGCATCGCGATCGCCGGCACGCATGGCAAGACCACGACCACCTCGCTGGTGGCGAGCGTGCTCGCCGCGGGCGGACTCGATCCGACCTTCGTGATCGGCGGCCGGCTGATCAGTGCCGGCGCCAATGCACGTCTGGGTACGGGCGACTTCATCGTCGCCGAAGCGGACGAGTCGGACGCTTCGTTCCTGAATCTGTTCCCGGTGATCGAAGTCATCACGAACATCGACGCCGATCATATGGACACCTACGGCCACGATTTCGCGCGGCTCAAGCAGGCGTTCATCGAGTTCACGCATCGACTGCCGTTCTACGGCATCGCGGTGCTGTGCGTCGACGATCCGAACGTGAAGGAGATCCTGCCGTTCGTCTCGAAGCCGATCATCCGCTATGGTCTCGCGGCCGATGCGCAGGTGCGCGCGGTCAACGTCGAGGCGCATGACGGCAAGATGCATTTCACGGCGATGCGCGAAGATGCGGCGCCGCTCGACATCGTGTTGAACCTGCCGGGTATCCACAATGTTCAGAACGCCCTCGCCGCCATTGCGATTGCGACTGAACTTGAGGTGAAAGATGCCGATATCCAGCGAGCGCTGGCAGATTTCAACGGCGTAGGCCGGCGCTTCCAGCGCTACGGCGAAGTGCCGGTCAGTTCGGGTGGCGAGACCGGCGGTACCTACACGCTGGTCGACGACTACGGCCATCACCCGGTCGAAATGGCCGCGACCATCGCAGCGGCGCGCGGTGCGTTCCCGGACCGGCGTCTGGTGCTGGCGTTCCAGCCGCACCGCTTCACGCGTACGCGCGACTGCTTCGAGGACTTTGTGAAGGTGCTGTCCACCGTCGACGCGCTGGTGCTGACGGAAGTTTATTCGGCGGGCGAAGCGCCGATCGTGGCAGCCGACGGCCGGGCGCTCGCACGCGCGATCCGCGTCGCGGGCAAGACCGAGCCGGTGTTTGTCGAAACGGTGGATGAAGTGCCGGATGCGCTCGCGAGCCTCGTGCGCGAAGGCGATGTGGTGATCACGATGGGTGCGGGTTCGATCGGCGGTGTGCCGGGTCGTCTCGCGCAAAACGAAGGTGTGAAATGA
- a CDS encoding UDP-N-acetylmuramoyl-L-alanyl-D-glutamate--2,6-diaminopimelate ligase: protein MSALRSKHPAQRQIAVALTWLHARAQPDAHLHADTRSLAAGDVFLAYAVDGADNRPFIDSAIERGAAAVLYQPENFTGAVDASVGLAVPALNELAGSIASGWYGNPSDAMRVIGVTGTNGKTSSSQWIAAALTALGTRCAIIGTLGTGLPGHLVHTGFTTPDAPQLQRSLAQLRDAGAQAVAMEVSSHALHQGRVNGTAFEIAVFTNLTQDHLDYHGTFAAYEAAKARLFAWPELRCAVINHDDEAGRRLLASTQGHARTIAYSIGTRTEAPDAAAPQADAWLHAADVRATATGTAFHLSTSDWGDAEVEVQTLGAFNVSNLLGVLGALLAADVPFDAALTELEKLEPVNGRMQRLGGRLQNDEPLVVIDYAHTPDALEKTLEALRPMAAARGGELICMFGCGGDRDATKRPLMGAIAERLADGVVVTSDNPRSEDPQKILDQIAAGMKDASKARRIEDRASAILQAIRGAAREDVIVLAGKGHEATQEIMGKKRAFSDQDHARLALAARATQARGGGE, encoded by the coding sequence GATACGCGCTCGCTCGCGGCCGGCGATGTGTTTCTGGCGTATGCGGTCGACGGCGCCGACAACCGGCCGTTCATCGACAGCGCGATCGAGCGCGGTGCGGCCGCGGTGCTGTATCAGCCGGAAAACTTCACTGGCGCGGTGGATGCGTCGGTGGGATTGGCGGTGCCCGCGCTGAATGAGCTGGCGGGCTCGATTGCAAGCGGCTGGTACGGCAACCCGAGCGATGCGATGCGGGTGATCGGCGTCACGGGCACCAACGGCAAGACGTCATCGAGCCAGTGGATTGCCGCGGCGCTCACCGCGCTCGGCACGCGCTGCGCGATTATCGGCACGCTGGGCACCGGCTTGCCGGGCCACCTCGTGCATACCGGTTTCACGACGCCGGACGCGCCGCAATTGCAGCGCAGTCTCGCGCAGTTGCGCGATGCGGGTGCGCAGGCGGTCGCGATGGAAGTGTCGTCGCATGCGCTGCATCAGGGGCGGGTGAACGGCACGGCGTTTGAGATCGCCGTGTTCACGAATCTCACTCAGGACCACCTCGACTATCACGGCACCTTCGCCGCCTACGAGGCCGCCAAGGCGCGTCTGTTCGCGTGGCCGGAATTGCGTTGCGCCGTGATCAATCATGACGACGAGGCTGGCCGCCGGCTGCTGGCGAGTACCCAGGGCCACGCTCGCACCATCGCCTACAGTATCGGCACACGCACCGAAGCGCCGGACGCCGCCGCACCGCAGGCCGACGCCTGGCTGCACGCGGCCGATGTGCGCGCCACCGCAACCGGCACGGCCTTCCATCTGAGCACCTCCGATTGGGGCGACGCCGAAGTCGAAGTGCAGACGCTGGGCGCGTTCAACGTCAGCAACCTGCTCGGCGTGCTGGGCGCGCTGCTTGCAGCGGACGTCCCGTTCGACGCCGCCCTGACCGAGCTGGAAAAACTGGAGCCGGTCAACGGCCGCATGCAGCGCCTCGGCGGCCGTCTGCAAAACGACGAGCCGCTCGTCGTGATCGACTACGCGCATACGCCCGACGCGCTGGAAAAGACGCTCGAAGCGCTGCGCCCGATGGCGGCCGCGCGCGGCGGCGAGCTGATCTGCATGTTCGGCTGCGGCGGCGATCGTGATGCGACCAAGCGTCCGTTGATGGGGGCGATTGCGGAAAGATTGGCGGACGGCGTCGTCGTGACGAGCGACAACCCGCGTAGCGAAGATCCGCAGAAGATTCTCGACCAGATTGCCGCGGGCATGAAGGACGCGTCGAAGGCCCGCCGGATCGAGGATCGCGCCAGCGCCATCCTGCAGGCCATCCGCGGCGCGGCGCGTGAAGACGTAATCGTGCTGGCCGGCAAGGGGCACGAAGCAACACAGGAAATCATGGGCAAGAAACGCGCTTTCTCCGATCAGGATCACGCACGTCTGGCGCTCGCCGCCCGTGCTACGCAGGCGCGCGGAGGTGGCGAATGA
- the ftsW gene encoding putative lipid II flippase FtsW, whose product MSWSERFGSRLAKQRGSVGDASASRTASGLASAVNGVRPLRSRMLDYDHSLLWVVIALLGLGIVMVYSASIAMPDSPKYSSYRDWAFLVRQIIFVVLGSVIGVAAFRIPVSTWDKYAPKIFLLALVSLVIVLIPHVGKGVNGARRWIPLGITNMQPSEIMKLAVTIYAANYTVRKQEYMHSFAKGFLPMAFAVGVVGALLLLEPDMGAFMVIAAIAMGVLFLGGVNGKLFGGLVATAVGTFSLLVWASPWRRERIFAYLDPWDDRYAQGKAYQLTHSLIAFGRGEWFGVGLGGSVEKLNYLPEAHTDFILAVIGEELGFVGVLVVILMFYWIVRRSFEIGRQALALDRTFAGLVAKGIGLWFGAQTFINMGVNLGLLPTKGLTLPLVSYGGSGILLNCVAVALLMRVDYENRVLMRGGKV is encoded by the coding sequence ATGAGCTGGTCGGAACGCTTCGGTTCGCGCCTCGCCAAACAGCGCGGCTCAGTCGGCGATGCAAGCGCCAGCCGCACCGCGAGCGGGCTCGCGAGCGCCGTCAACGGCGTGCGTCCGCTGCGCTCGCGCATGCTCGACTACGATCACTCGCTGCTGTGGGTGGTGATCGCGCTGCTCGGCCTCGGCATCGTGATGGTGTACTCGGCGTCGATCGCGATGCCGGACTCGCCGAAGTACTCGTCGTATCGCGACTGGGCCTTTCTTGTCCGCCAGATCATCTTCGTGGTGCTGGGTTCGGTGATTGGCGTGGCGGCCTTCCGCATCCCGGTTTCGACGTGGGACAAATACGCGCCGAAGATCTTCCTGCTCGCGCTGGTCAGTCTCGTGATCGTGCTGATTCCGCACGTCGGCAAGGGCGTGAACGGCGCGCGCCGCTGGATTCCGCTCGGCATCACGAACATGCAGCCGTCGGAAATCATGAAGCTCGCCGTGACGATCTACGCGGCGAACTACACGGTGCGCAAGCAGGAGTACATGCACAGCTTCGCCAAGGGCTTTCTGCCGATGGCTTTCGCGGTCGGCGTGGTCGGCGCGCTGCTGCTGCTCGAACCAGACATGGGCGCGTTCATGGTGATCGCGGCCATCGCGATGGGCGTGCTGTTCCTCGGCGGTGTGAACGGCAAGCTGTTCGGCGGCCTCGTGGCCACCGCGGTCGGCACGTTCAGCTTGCTGGTGTGGGCGTCGCCGTGGCGTCGCGAGCGGATTTTCGCGTATCTCGATCCGTGGGACGACCGGTACGCGCAAGGCAAGGCGTATCAGTTGACGCACTCGCTGATCGCGTTCGGGCGCGGCGAGTGGTTCGGCGTGGGTCTCGGCGGCAGCGTCGAAAAGCTCAACTATCTGCCGGAAGCGCATACCGACTTCATCCTCGCGGTGATCGGCGAGGAACTCGGTTTTGTCGGCGTGCTGGTGGTGATCCTGATGTTTTACTGGATCGTGCGCCGCTCGTTCGAAATCGGCCGTCAGGCGCTGGCGCTGGATCGCACGTTTGCGGGACTGGTCGCGAAGGGCATTGGCCTGTGGTTCGGCGCGCAGACCTTCATCAACATGGGCGTGAACCTCGGCTTGCTGCCCACCAAAGGTCTCACGCTGCCGCTCGTCAGCTACGGCGGCTCGGGCATTTTGCTGAACTGCGTGGCGGTGGCTTTGCTGATGCGAGTGGATTACGAGAACCGGGTGTTGATGCGCGGAGGGAAAGTATGA
- a CDS encoding D-alanine--D-alanine ligase has product MSSIDPKAFGKVAVLLGGESAEREVSLNSGRLVVQGLREAGIDAHPFDPAERPLAALKEEGFVRAFNALHGGYGENGQIQGALDFYGIRYTGSGVLGSALGLDKFRTKLVWQQLGVPTPSFEAVLRGDDYAACAAGIVAKLGLPLFVKPASEGSSVAVIKVKSADALPAALEEAAKFDRIVVVEKSIEGGGEYTACIAGDLDLPVIRIVPAGEFYDYHAKYVANDTQYLIPCGVAPAEEARLKTLARRAFDVLGCTDWGRADFMLDGAGNPYFLEVNTAPGMTDHSLPPKAARAVGISYKELVVSVLALTLKD; this is encoded by the coding sequence ATGAGCAGTATCGATCCTAAAGCGTTCGGCAAAGTGGCGGTGCTGCTCGGCGGTGAATCCGCCGAGCGCGAAGTGTCGCTCAACTCGGGCCGCCTCGTGGTGCAAGGGCTGCGCGAGGCCGGCATCGACGCGCATCCGTTCGACCCCGCCGAGCGTCCGCTCGCGGCGTTGAAGGAAGAGGGCTTTGTGCGCGCCTTCAACGCGCTGCACGGCGGCTATGGCGAGAACGGCCAGATCCAGGGCGCGCTCGATTTTTACGGCATTCGCTATACCGGCAGCGGCGTGCTGGGTTCGGCGCTCGGTCTGGACAAGTTCCGCACCAAGCTCGTGTGGCAGCAACTGGGCGTGCCGACGCCGTCGTTCGAAGCAGTGCTGCGCGGTGACGACTACGCGGCGTGTGCCGCGGGGATCGTCGCAAAGCTCGGTTTGCCGCTTTTCGTAAAGCCGGCGAGCGAAGGTTCGAGCGTCGCGGTGATCAAGGTGAAGAGCGCCGACGCGTTGCCGGCCGCGCTCGAAGAAGCCGCGAAGTTCGACAGGATCGTGGTGGTGGAAAAGAGCATCGAAGGCGGCGGCGAGTACACCGCATGCATCGCCGGCGACCTCGATCTGCCGGTGATCCGCATCGTGCCGGCGGGCGAGTTCTACGACTATCACGCGAAGTACGTCGCCAACGACACGCAGTACCTGATTCCGTGCGGCGTGGCGCCGGCGGAGGAAGCGCGCCTGAAGACGCTGGCGCGCCGCGCCTTCGACGTGCTCGGCTGCACCGATTGGGGCCGTGCCGATTTCATGCTGGACGGCGCGGGCAACCCATATTTCCTCGAAGTGAATACGGCGCCGGGCATGACCGATCACTCGCTGCCGCCGAAAGCGGCGCGCGCGGTCGGCATCAGCTACAAAGAACTGGTCGTGAGCGTGTTGGCGCTCACGCTGAAGGACTGA
- the mraY gene encoding phospho-N-acetylmuramoyl-pentapeptide-transferase: MLLALAQWLQNDASFLRVFSYLTFRAVAATITALLIGLVCGPAVIRKLTAMKVGQAVRKDGPQTHLVKSGTPTMGGVLILLGIAVSTLLWADLTNRFIWIVILVTFGFGVIGWVDDYRKVVYKDPRGMSSREKYFWQSVIGLFAAVYLAFSVSEASNVRVYDLFMAWVRSGLSMGLPPHADLMLPFFKSISYPLGVWGFIVLTYLVIVGASNAVNLTDGLDGLVIMPVVLVGASLGVFAYVMGSSVYSKYLLFPHIAGAGELLIFCSAMGGAGLAFLWFNTHPAQMFMGDVGALALGGALGTVAVIVRQEIVLFIMGGIFVAETLSVMLQVTWFKFTKRRFGEGRRLFKMAPLHHHFELSGWKETQVVVRFWIITLMLCLFGLSTLKLR, encoded by the coding sequence ATGCTACTGGCGCTGGCGCAATGGCTGCAGAATGACGCAAGCTTCTTGCGCGTGTTCAGTTATCTGACTTTCCGAGCGGTGGCGGCGACGATTACCGCGCTGTTGATCGGGCTCGTCTGCGGCCCGGCGGTGATCCGCAAGCTGACCGCCATGAAGGTGGGCCAGGCTGTCCGTAAAGACGGCCCGCAAACTCACCTCGTCAAATCCGGCACGCCCACCATGGGCGGCGTGCTGATCCTGCTCGGCATCGCGGTATCGACGCTGCTGTGGGCCGATCTGACCAACCGCTTTATCTGGATCGTGATTCTGGTGACGTTCGGCTTCGGCGTGATCGGCTGGGTCGACGATTACCGCAAGGTGGTCTACAAGGATCCGCGCGGCATGTCGTCGCGCGAGAAGTATTTCTGGCAGTCGGTGATCGGCCTGTTCGCCGCCGTGTATCTCGCCTTCAGCGTCTCCGAAGCGAGCAACGTGCGCGTGTACGACCTGTTCATGGCGTGGGTGCGCAGCGGCCTGTCGATGGGCCTGCCCCCGCACGCCGACCTGATGCTGCCGTTCTTCAAGTCGATCAGCTATCCGCTCGGCGTGTGGGGCTTCATCGTGCTGACGTATCTGGTGATCGTCGGCGCGAGCAACGCGGTGAACCTCACCGACGGTCTCGACGGCCTGGTGATCATGCCGGTCGTGCTGGTGGGCGCGTCGCTGGGCGTGTTCGCGTATGTGATGGGCAGTTCGGTCTATTCGAAGTATCTGCTGTTTCCGCACATTGCCGGCGCCGGCGAGTTGCTGATTTTCTGCTCCGCCATGGGTGGGGCCGGGCTGGCGTTCCTCTGGTTCAACACGCACCCCGCGCAGATGTTCATGGGCGACGTGGGCGCGCTGGCGCTGGGCGGCGCGCTCGGCACGGTCGCGGTGATCGTGCGTCAGGAAATCGTGCTCTTCATCATGGGCGGCATCTTCGTCGCGGAAACGCTCTCGGTGATGTTGCAGGTGACGTGGTTCAAGTTCACCAAGCGCCGTTTCGGCGAAGGCCGGCGTCTCTTCAAGATGGCGCCGCTGCATCACCATTTCGAATTGTCCGGCTGGAAAGAAACGCAGGTTGTCGTGCGCTTCTGGATCATCACGTTGATGCTGTGTCTGTTCGGGTTGTCCACGCTCAAGTTGCGTTAA
- the murD gene encoding UDP-N-acetylmuramoyl-L-alanine--D-glutamate ligase, whose protein sequence is MFGEKFRDRQKPMVLVLGLGESGLAMARWCARHGCRLRVADTREVPPNLSGLEAHGIDADFVGGPFSPVLLEGVELVAISPGLSPLAADLLPLISEAREKDIPVWGELEFFAQALKTLGESGYAPKVIAITGTNGKTTTTSLTGLLCERTGKKVAVAGNISPAALDKLTEAIDHTALPDVWVLELSSFQLETAHTFAPDAAVILNITQDHLDWHGGLDAYAAAKGRIFGPQTVRVLNRDDARVMALAASPAKDAAAGDSPAPAITFGVTEPTRPGDYGLLRDNGIIWLVEAHDRDASDEPAPTRRRKGETAAPPNLGLKRLMPADALRIRGLHNAANALAAYALARAIDLPGAPLLHGLREYRGEPHRVELIASIEGIDYVDDSKGTNVGATVAALDGLAQRVVLIAGGDGKGQDFEPLAAPVMRWCRGVMLIGRDAPQIRAALADTGIALTDHATLEDATRAATALAQPGDAVLLSPACASFDMFKGYAHRAAVFRSTVEDIAAERGTMI, encoded by the coding sequence ATGTTTGGCGAGAAGTTTCGGGATCGGCAAAAGCCGATGGTGCTCGTGCTGGGACTCGGTGAATCCGGTCTCGCGATGGCGCGCTGGTGCGCGCGGCACGGGTGTCGGCTGCGCGTGGCGGATACGCGCGAGGTGCCGCCGAATCTGTCCGGACTCGAAGCGCACGGCATCGATGCCGACTTTGTCGGCGGCCCGTTTTCGCCTGTGCTGCTCGAAGGTGTGGAGCTGGTGGCGATCAGCCCCGGCCTGTCGCCGCTCGCCGCGGATCTGTTGCCGCTGATTAGCGAAGCCCGTGAAAAAGACATCCCCGTGTGGGGTGAACTCGAATTTTTCGCCCAGGCGCTGAAGACGCTCGGCGAGAGCGGCTACGCGCCAAAGGTAATAGCGATCACCGGCACCAACGGCAAAACCACGACGACGAGCCTCACTGGCCTGTTGTGCGAACGCACCGGCAAGAAGGTCGCGGTGGCGGGCAATATCAGCCCGGCTGCGCTCGACAAGCTCACCGAAGCCATCGACCACACCGCGTTGCCCGATGTATGGGTGCTCGAACTGTCGAGCTTCCAGCTGGAAACGGCGCACACGTTCGCGCCCGACGCGGCCGTCATTCTCAACATTACGCAGGACCACCTCGACTGGCACGGTGGCCTGGATGCCTACGCCGCCGCCAAAGGCCGGATCTTCGGACCGCAGACCGTGCGCGTGCTCAATCGCGACGACGCCCGCGTGATGGCGCTCGCGGCAAGCCCCGCGAAGGACGCCGCAGCGGGCGACAGCCCGGCACCGGCGATTACCTTCGGCGTCACCGAGCCGACGCGTCCCGGCGACTACGGTCTGCTGCGCGATAACGGCATCATCTGGCTGGTGGAAGCGCACGACCGCGACGCCTCGGACGAACCCGCGCCGACCCGCCGTCGCAAGGGCGAAACTGCCGCACCGCCGAACCTCGGCCTCAAGCGCCTGATGCCGGCCGACGCGCTGCGCATCCGCGGCCTGCACAACGCGGCCAACGCGCTCGCGGCCTATGCGCTCGCGCGTGCCATCGACCTGCCGGGCGCACCGTTGCTGCACGGCTTGCGCGAATACCGCGGCGAGCCGCATCGGGTCGAGCTGATCGCGTCGATCGAAGGCATCGACTACGTGGACGACAGCAAGGGCACCAACGTCGGCGCGACGGTCGCGGCGCTCGACGGTCTGGCGCAACGTGTGGTGCTGATCGCCGGCGGCGACGGTAAGGGCCAGGACTTCGAGCCGCTCGCCGCACCGGTGATGCGCTGGTGCCGCGGGGTCATGCTGATCGGCCGCGATGCGCCGCAGATTCGTGCCGCGCTCGCCGACACCGGCATCGCCCTCACCGATCACGCCACGCTCGAAGACGCCACGCGCGCCGCCACGGCGCTCGCGCAGCCGGGCGACGCGGTGCTGCTGTCGCCGGCCTGCGCGAGCTTCGACATGTTCAAGGGTTACGCGCATCGTGCCGCGGTGTTCCGCAGCACGGTGGAAGACATCGCGGCCGAACGGGGGACGATGATATGA
- the murG gene encoding undecaprenyldiphospho-muramoylpentapeptide beta-N-acetylglucosaminyltransferase has protein sequence MTPTQQRTLMVMAGGTGGHVFPGLAVAHLMQAWGWKVVWLGNPAGMEATLVAKHGIPMESVRFGGVRGKGLKTKLMLPVNLLRACAQSLSVLRRVKPDVVLGMGGYITFPAGVMTALSGRPLVLHEQNSIAGLANKVLAKLARRVLVAFPNALPHAEWTGNPIREELARTLPPKARYAQRSGPLNVLVVGGSLGATALNEVVPRALAVLTPQQRPRIVHQAGAKHIDGLRANYAEAGLQTGEDVQLVPFIDDMTSAYANADLVICRSGAMTVAEIAAVGVAAFFVPFPFAVDDHQTTNAAFLADHGAALVVQQRDLTAEGLAAWLRGQTRESLAEMAERSRSLAKPDATEQVAQICAEAAGVVPSRSPSTEGRQQ, from the coding sequence ATGACCCCCACGCAACAGCGCACGCTGATGGTGATGGCCGGCGGCACCGGGGGACACGTGTTCCCGGGGCTGGCGGTCGCTCATCTGATGCAGGCGTGGGGCTGGAAAGTCGTGTGGCTCGGCAACCCCGCGGGCATGGAAGCAACCCTCGTCGCGAAGCACGGCATCCCGATGGAATCCGTGCGTTTCGGCGGCGTGCGCGGCAAGGGACTGAAGACCAAGCTGATGCTGCCGGTCAACCTGCTGCGTGCGTGCGCGCAAAGCCTGAGCGTGCTGCGTCGTGTGAAGCCCGATGTGGTGCTCGGCATGGGCGGTTACATCACCTTCCCGGCCGGCGTGATGACGGCGTTAAGCGGTCGTCCGCTCGTGCTGCACGAACAGAATTCGATCGCCGGCCTCGCGAACAAGGTGCTCGCGAAGCTCGCCAGACGTGTGCTGGTGGCGTTTCCGAACGCATTGCCGCACGCTGAATGGACCGGCAATCCGATTCGTGAGGAACTTGCGCGCACATTGCCACCCAAAGCACGCTACGCACAACGCAGCGGTCCGCTGAATGTGCTGGTGGTGGGCGGCAGTCTGGGCGCCACCGCGCTTAACGAAGTGGTGCCGCGCGCGCTGGCTGTTTTGACGCCGCAGCAACGTCCGCGCATCGTGCATCAGGCGGGCGCGAAGCATATCGACGGGCTGCGGGCGAACTACGCGGAAGCAGGCTTGCAGACCGGTGAGGACGTGCAACTCGTGCCGTTCATCGACGACATGACGAGCGCCTACGCGAACGCGGATCTGGTGATCTGCCGTTCGGGCGCGATGACGGTCGCCGAGATCGCGGCAGTGGGCGTGGCGGCGTTTTTCGTGCCGTTTCCGTTCGCGGTCGACGATCACCAGACAACCAACGCAGCGTTCCTCGCCGACCACGGCGCGGCGCTGGTGGTGCAGCAACGCGACCTTACGGCGGAAGGCCTCGCTGCATGGTTGCGCGGTCAGACCCGCGAGAGTCTCGCGGAGATGGCAGAGCGTTCGCGCTCGCTCGCGAAACCCGATGCCACCGAGCAGGTCGCGCAGATTTGCGCGGAAGCGGCAGGCGTCGTCCCGAGCCGGAGCCCGAGCACAGAAGGAAGGCAACAATGA
- a CDS encoding UDP-N-acetylmuramoyl-tripeptide--D-alanyl-D-alanine ligase yields MTRPGEAMFSLREAAALIPGATVLGDDSVAFERVSTDSRTAGPGDLFVALKGDRFDAHDFLPDVAARQIAAALVTRTPAGWNLPALQVADTRVALGALARGWRRRFTMPLVAVTGSNGKTTVKEMIASIFAAAVGADARLATAGNFNNDIGVPLTLFRLSAVHRLAVVELGMNHPGETALLGKIAEPTVAVVNNAQREHQEFMTTVEAVALEHASVIHALSPEGVAVFPADDAYASIWRVAATGNRIVDFALNNDGRSTDAAVKGVFAGNLLSIDTPEGHLDVTLQVLGDHNAHNALAATAAALAASVSLDAIKRGLESFGAVKGRLQVKRAALGTLAGATVIDDTYNANPDSMRAAIDVLASRPSPRVLVMGDMGEVGDHGPAFHREIGAYAKERGIDALYALGAASRDACTAYGADAHHVDDVATLVAQLLQAPELSGKGAAATLLVKGSRFMQMERVVDAVTSPQPTAPGAAPGAH; encoded by the coding sequence ATGACCCGGCCAGGTGAAGCGATGTTTTCCCTGCGCGAAGCCGCCGCGCTGATCCCGGGCGCGACCGTTCTCGGCGACGACAGTGTGGCCTTCGAACGCGTCTCGACCGACAGCCGCACCGCCGGTCCCGGCGATCTGTTCGTCGCGCTCAAGGGCGACCGCTTCGACGCGCACGACTTTCTGCCGGACGTGGCCGCGCGCCAGATCGCAGCGGCGCTGGTGACGCGCACCCCGGCCGGCTGGAATCTGCCGGCCTTGCAGGTCGCCGACACGCGCGTCGCGCTCGGCGCGCTCGCGCGCGGCTGGCGGCGCCGCTTCACGATGCCGCTCGTCGCAGTGACGGGCAGCAACGGCAAGACCACGGTCAAGGAAATGATTGCGTCGATCTTCGCCGCGGCTGTCGGCGCGGACGCGCGGCTTGCCACTGCGGGTAACTTCAACAACGACATCGGCGTGCCGCTGACGCTGTTTCGCCTGAGCGCGGTGCATCGGTTGGCGGTGGTCGAACTCGGGATGAATCACCCGGGCGAAACCGCGTTGCTCGGAAAGATCGCCGAGCCTACCGTGGCGGTGGTGAACAACGCGCAGCGCGAGCACCAGGAATTCATGACCACCGTCGAGGCCGTCGCGCTCGAGCATGCGAGCGTGATTCACGCGTTGTCACCGGAAGGTGTTGCCGTGTTTCCGGCGGACGACGCATACGCGAGCATCTGGCGCGTCGCGGCCACCGGCAACCGCATCGTCGACTTCGCGCTGAATAACGACGGCCGTTCGACCGACGCCGCGGTGAAAGGCGTCTTCGCCGGCAACCTGCTGAGCATCGACACGCCGGAAGGCCACCTCGACGTCACGCTGCAAGTGCTCGGCGACCACAACGCGCACAACGCGCTGGCGGCCACGGCCGCTGCGCTGGCCGCCAGCGTATCGCTCGACGCGATCAAACGCGGGCTCGAATCGTTCGGTGCGGTGAAAGGGCGTCTGCAGGTCAAGCGCGCGGCGCTCGGTACGCTCGCGGGCGCCACCGTCATCGACGACACCTACAACGCGAATCCCGATTCGATGCGCGCCGCGATCGACGTGCTCGCCTCCCGTCCCTCGCCGCGCGTGCTGGTGATGGGCGACATGGGCGAAGTCGGCGATCACGGTCCGGCGTTTCACCGCGAAATCGGTGCTTACGCCAAAGAGCGCGGCATCGACGCGCTGTACGCGCTCGGCGCTGCGTCGCGCGATGCCTGCACCGCGTATGGCGCGGATGCACATCATGTCGACGACGTCGCGACGCTCGTCGCTCAACTGCTGCAGGCCCCGGAATTGTCCGGCAAGGGCGCTGCGGCAACGCTTCTCGTGAAAGGCTCGCGCTTCATGCAAATGGAACGCGTGGTGGACGCCGTAACGAGTCCACAACCCACTGCACCGGGCGCAGCGCCCGGTGCGCATTGA